From a single Henriciella sp. AS95 genomic region:
- a CDS encoding DUF3857 domain-containing protein, with translation MRHIFLAAVIVAISLFSSAKAQGIDDFLTTGPSADWVKQLERPEQDLEKSGEREVNYILVDRQSRYSQASTERYVRYVEQLLTPNAVEANSTITVNFDPAYQTVSFHHLTRVRDGESANILDPSLFDLYRVETDREKLIYNGSLQLSYLIPDVRVDDILDYSYSVSGKNPAIGPHFVGGFQHRYGVPVQHLHQRLLIPAGTELNIEPFGAVQTPMISQVGDQTEYSWDIRDLPALSIDSNLPPSHPGFPSTLFSTFDSWNAVGAYFAPFYDVSTLNSEKVRKIASTIRSEHQSPQNRLRAALDFVQREIRYLGIELGQGGYIPRQPDEVLRNRFGDCKDMTLLLIAILAELEIEAVPFLVNLEKTDAVDAFIPSYGVFDHIIVSASINDKTYYLDPTRGVQLGDLEHLQQGDFGKGVVVALDSPGMVSAPVPVPEFWKEIVDTYDIVAEPGAITLSSVSTYYMGQADGMLAWYNREGAAAAEKSFLNFFQNAFPQITQLTPLKLEVDDIGGSISIIGSYRIPDAWEDGDIPEMQTFYAQAHDVLQDMPSFVGATRTMPYKLPHPVRSKQTLRFILDSTWDIENNIRLIDQPAFRSLTIERFENNIYAKEVSYQSKSNEISAKDFRKSMASIQEAREQVGVSLTINNAIEGNALINWLAEIEDIEKKIRIWHISAVFLSLIVALALSKRDVEWMPKQVFHPVSATKFVIMSTVTLGIYPIFWSYKNWRWVRDIDSQDISPGWRAFFMIFTNLDLFKRMAEKSDNSTRFGTIGVFLAIVILVGAICDRVYERQPDAPEWLSLLGMACMIAWIPVVRHVNKLNEECPDCIRHNSKFGWPALGMLALFSPIFGLIVFSYL, from the coding sequence GTGCGCCATATTTTTTTGGCGGCTGTTATTGTCGCGATTTCATTATTCTCGTCGGCAAAGGCACAAGGCATCGACGACTTCCTTACCACGGGTCCGTCGGCGGATTGGGTAAAGCAGCTTGAGCGCCCAGAGCAAGATCTTGAAAAAAGCGGCGAAAGGGAGGTCAACTATATATTGGTTGATAGGCAATCCCGCTATAGCCAAGCCAGCACTGAGCGCTATGTCCGATATGTCGAGCAACTGCTGACCCCCAACGCCGTTGAAGCAAATTCAACCATTACGGTCAATTTTGACCCGGCATATCAGACAGTTTCATTTCACCACCTCACACGTGTTCGCGATGGGGAAAGCGCAAACATCCTTGATCCATCATTGTTCGATCTGTATCGCGTCGAAACCGATCGGGAGAAGTTGATTTATAACGGGTCTCTGCAACTTTCTTATCTTATTCCCGACGTACGTGTTGATGATATTCTCGACTATTCCTATTCCGTATCGGGTAAGAATCCAGCGATTGGACCGCACTTCGTTGGTGGTTTTCAACACCGCTATGGTGTGCCCGTCCAACATCTGCACCAGCGGTTGCTGATACCTGCTGGCACCGAGTTGAACATTGAGCCGTTTGGTGCCGTGCAAACGCCTATGATTTCGCAGGTTGGCGATCAGACGGAGTATTCTTGGGATATCCGGGACCTGCCTGCGCTAAGCATTGACTCTAACCTCCCGCCATCTCATCCGGGCTTTCCGAGTACGCTATTCAGCACCTTCGACAGTTGGAACGCGGTTGGTGCATATTTCGCGCCCTTTTATGATGTATCCACGCTGAATTCAGAAAAAGTCCGTAAAATCGCTTCTACCATCCGCTCCGAGCATCAATCACCACAAAATCGTTTGCGCGCAGCGTTGGACTTTGTGCAGCGAGAAATCCGTTACCTTGGAATCGAACTCGGCCAAGGTGGCTACATCCCGCGCCAGCCTGATGAAGTGCTTCGGAACCGATTTGGCGATTGTAAGGACATGACTCTGCTGCTCATTGCAATTCTAGCTGAGCTGGAAATAGAGGCGGTTCCATTCCTCGTAAATCTCGAAAAAACAGACGCCGTGGACGCCTTTATTCCGTCTTATGGCGTGTTTGACCATATTATTGTATCGGCTTCGATCAATGATAAGACCTATTATCTTGATCCCACGCGCGGCGTTCAGCTTGGTGATTTGGAACACTTGCAACAGGGTGACTTCGGCAAGGGGGTCGTAGTCGCTTTAGACAGTCCGGGTATGGTCAGCGCTCCGGTTCCAGTTCCTGAATTCTGGAAAGAAATCGTCGACACCTACGATATCGTCGCGGAGCCTGGTGCGATCACGCTCTCTAGCGTCTCAACCTATTACATGGGGCAGGCGGACGGAATGCTGGCTTGGTACAACCGTGAAGGTGCCGCCGCCGCCGAGAAATCTTTTCTAAATTTTTTCCAAAACGCCTTTCCGCAAATTACGCAGTTGACGCCGCTTAAGCTGGAAGTTGACGATATTGGCGGCTCAATTTCCATCATTGGTTCTTACCGTATCCCTGACGCTTGGGAAGACGGTGACATTCCAGAAATGCAGACCTTTTATGCGCAAGCGCATGACGTGTTGCAGGATATGCCATCCTTCGTCGGCGCGACCCGAACAATGCCCTACAAACTGCCACATCCTGTGCGCAGCAAGCAAACGCTGCGGTTCATTTTAGATAGCACCTGGGACATTGAGAACAATATTCGACTGATCGACCAGCCCGCGTTCAGGTCTCTGACAATTGAACGTTTTGAGAATAATATCTACGCCAAAGAAGTTAGCTATCAGAGCAAATCGAACGAAATTTCAGCAAAAGACTTTCGAAAATCCATGGCCTCCATTCAGGAAGCCCGGGAACAGGTCGGGGTTTCTTTGACGATCAATAATGCAATTGAGGGCAATGCCTTGATCAATTGGTTGGCAGAAATTGAGGATATTGAGAAAAAAATCAGAATTTGGCACATTTCAGCGGTTTTCTTATCATTGATCGTGGCCTTAGCGCTAAGCAAGCGTGACGTAGAATGGATGCCTAAGCAGGTGTTTCACCCGGTCTCCGCAACGAAATTTGTCATCATGTCGACTGTGACGCTGGGTATTTACCCGATATTTTGGAGCTACAAAAACTGGAGATGGGTAAGGGACATAGATTCTCAGGATATCTCACCCGGCTGGCGCGCCTTTTTTATGATCTTCACAAATCTTGACCTGTTCAAAAGGATGGCCGAAAAATCTGACAACTCCACTCGGTTTGGAACGATTGGGGTCTTCCTCGCAATCGTCATCCTAGTCGGCGCAATCTGTGATCGCGTTTACGAGCGTCAACCAGATGCGCCTGAATGGCTATCTTTGTTAGGGATGGCTTGTATGATTGCTTGGATTCCGGTGGTACGGCATGTCAATAAGCTCAACGAAGAATGCCCGGATTGCATAAGGCATAATTCCAAGTTTGGATGGCCCGCACTTGGAATGCTAGCGTTGTTTTCGCCAATCTTCGGGTTGATTGTATTCAGCTATCTTTGA
- a CDS encoding alpha/beta hydrolase — protein sequence MTPLVLVHGFMGGSEQWNLQAPLAKDRELIAIDLPGFGKNAHKDALRSIPEFAEWVLAEVGTEQFDLLGHSMGGMIAQEMIRLAPDRVCKLLLYATGAEGVIPGRFEPIETSIRRARADGAKSVARRITATWFLDTEAAQEFPACAKIAEASTLQAIIAGLEAMQIWSGIAHLEKIALPTLVLWGDRDRTYSWSQTETLWRNIPDCRIAVLPACAHAVHLESPLLFNQLVSDFLEANS from the coding sequence ATGACACCGCTTGTTTTAGTCCATGGTTTCATGGGCGGCAGTGAACAATGGAATTTGCAGGCGCCGCTGGCTAAAGATCGAGAACTGATCGCTATTGACCTGCCTGGCTTTGGCAAAAACGCGCACAAAGACGCGCTGCGCTCCATTCCGGAGTTCGCCGAGTGGGTCCTTGCCGAAGTCGGCACCGAACAATTCGACTTACTCGGTCATTCTATGGGCGGAATGATCGCCCAAGAGATGATCCGACTTGCGCCGGACCGCGTGTGTAAACTTCTCCTATATGCAACAGGCGCAGAAGGGGTCATTCCTGGACGGTTCGAACCGATTGAAACCTCTATCCGACGCGCCCGTGCCGATGGGGCGAAATCAGTGGCTCGCAGGATTACCGCGACTTGGTTTCTAGACACAGAAGCCGCGCAGGAATTTCCAGCATGTGCCAAGATCGCAGAAGCGAGCACATTGCAGGCAATCATTGCCGGGTTGGAAGCGATGCAAATTTGGTCCGGGATTGCTCATCTTGAAAAAATTGCATTGCCGACACTTGTGCTTTGGGGCGACCGCGACCGTACATATTCATGGTCTCAAACTGAAACCTTATGGCGCAACATACCTGATTGCCGAATCGCGGTGTTGCCTGCTTGCGCGCACGCGGTTCACCTGGAAAGCCCGCTTCTGTTTAATCAGCTGGTTAGTGATTTTCTGGAAGCCAATTCATGA
- a CDS encoding ABC transporter permease subunit → MSTSDVNPDGVNPLEDTESEAALAYAEERRENIRTFVRTNPDYYIANFDKIGASSRFTPTFNLMAGIFGPVWFGARGLWTWALPFLIIETLAFVQMARGLFGDLASDAMARIASIEGTLELRRKQLEAAIETNSDKIDVYRRTVESLEQNIGGIRAEAEAMAGEGPGIAFTGLAILLIVKAVQAIVANWALEARFSDWMSDRSVRSALPVREIVFSAIFMALIVTAAMLHYSFPGRFSLLSHFPTDPNIRLTGINWVEDFIAWCVRNSEVFFDVLTIGIRALLDALEVILVQTPWIVIASLIVLLTWLTAGIRTAIYSSAFLAYMGLLGFWEAAMTTLALLGTAACLSIAIGIPLGMFAARRPRFYAFIQPIMDFMQTMPAFVFMVPVIAFFGVGKPAAVIVTMIFGGTPVVRLTVLGLRGVPESVREAAISFGANKWYLLTKVDLPLAAPSIRAGINQTIMLSLAMVVVASLIGAKGLGEDVLEALQYANVGQGILAGFAILFCAMILDRIVQGQRK, encoded by the coding sequence ATGAGCACCTCTGATGTGAACCCCGATGGCGTGAACCCGCTGGAAGACACCGAAAGCGAAGCGGCTCTGGCCTATGCCGAGGAACGGCGCGAGAATATCCGCACCTTCGTACGCACCAATCCAGATTACTACATCGCCAATTTCGACAAGATCGGCGCCTCGTCCCGCTTTACCCCCACCTTCAACCTGATGGCCGGTATTTTTGGCCCGGTCTGGTTTGGCGCGCGGGGGTTGTGGACCTGGGCACTGCCCTTCCTGATCATTGAAACGCTGGCCTTTGTGCAGATGGCCCGGGGATTGTTTGGAGATCTGGCCTCCGACGCCATGGCGCGGATCGCGTCGATCGAGGGCACGCTTGAGTTGCGCCGCAAGCAACTGGAAGCAGCAATTGAAACCAATTCCGATAAGATTGATGTCTATCGCCGAACGGTTGAGTCGCTGGAGCAAAACATCGGCGGTATTCGGGCTGAGGCCGAAGCAATGGCAGGAGAGGGCCCAGGTATTGCCTTCACCGGCCTTGCCATTTTGCTGATCGTCAAGGCGGTGCAGGCTATCGTGGCCAACTGGGCGCTTGAAGCGCGGTTCTCAGACTGGATGTCCGATCGGTCGGTTCGTTCGGCCTTGCCAGTTCGGGAGATCGTATTCAGTGCGATTTTCATGGCGCTGATCGTGACCGCTGCGATGTTGCATTATTCTTTCCCTGGACGGTTTTCCCTGCTCAGTCATTTTCCCACGGATCCAAATATCCGCCTGACCGGTATCAATTGGGTGGAAGATTTCATTGCATGGTGCGTCCGCAACAGCGAAGTCTTCTTTGATGTGCTGACAATTGGTATCCGTGCTCTCCTGGATGCGCTTGAAGTCATCCTGGTGCAGACCCCATGGATCGTAATCGCCAGCTTGATCGTCCTGTTGACTTGGCTAACAGCGGGCATCCGCACCGCGATCTATTCGAGCGCCTTTCTGGCATATATGGGCCTTCTGGGGTTCTGGGAGGCGGCGATGACCACGCTGGCCTTGCTGGGAACAGCGGCATGTCTGTCCATCGCGATTGGCATTCCTCTGGGCATGTTCGCGGCGAGACGTCCTCGATTCTACGCGTTTATCCAGCCAATTATGGATTTCATGCAAACCATGCCTGCTTTCGTCTTTATGGTTCCGGTGATTGCGTTCTTTGGCGTCGGTAAACCGGCGGCGGTCATCGTCACGATGATCTTTGGCGGCACACCGGTGGTGCGCCTGACTGTGTTGGGACTGCGTGGCGTTCCGGAATCCGTGCGCGAAGCGGCCATCAGTTTTGGCGCCAACAAATGGTATCTGCTGACCAAGGTCGATCTGCCGCTGGCCGCGCCGTCGATCCGCGCTGGCATCAACCAGACGATCATGTTGTCGCTGGCCATGGTGGTCGTTGCCTCGCTGATCGGCGCCAAAGGTTTGGGTGAGGATGTGCTTGAGGCTCTTCAATACGCGAATGTTGGACAAGGCATTCTGGCAGGCTTTGCTATCCTATTCTGCGCCATGATCCTTGATCGCATCGTACAGGGTCAGCGAAAATGA
- a CDS encoding betaine/proline/choline family ABC transporter ATP-binding protein (Members of the family are the ATP-binding subunit of ABC transporters for substrates such as betaine, L-proline or other amino acids, choline, carnitine, etc. The substrate specificity is best determined from the substrate-binding subunit, rather than this subunit, as it interacts with the permease subunit and not with substrate directly.): protein MGDDTVIKISNVWKIFGAKPEIALQAIRDRGLTKAEVLAEFNCVVGVADVSMSVNRGEIFCIMGLSGSGKSTMVRHFNRLLEPTDGKIEIESTDVMALGPQELQQFRNNKIGMVFQNFALMPHRSVLDNVAMPLEIRQVSKNERMRQAAAILDIVELGAWGSKFAHELSGGMQQRVGLARALAANPDVLLMDEPFSALDPLIRRQLQDEFIRLSKILKKTTIFITHDLDEAVRIGNRIAIMRDGKVVQIGTAEDIVMHPADDYVADFVAGISRLKVVRAHAVMQPIADHVAAHGPHSADAPRVNEGENLSTMINLAIDNSSAILVEDGGVDVGVITRADLLRTVIEGTEVS from the coding sequence ATGGGCGACGATACCGTTATCAAAATCTCGAATGTCTGGAAGATCTTCGGTGCCAAACCCGAGATTGCCTTGCAGGCGATCAGGGATCGCGGCCTGACCAAGGCCGAAGTGCTGGCAGAGTTCAACTGCGTTGTCGGCGTGGCAGATGTCAGCATGTCAGTCAACCGTGGCGAAATTTTCTGCATCATGGGCCTTTCGGGCAGTGGAAAATCCACAATGGTGCGCCACTTCAATCGCCTGCTGGAACCCACCGATGGCAAGATTGAGATAGAAAGCACCGATGTGATGGCGCTTGGTCCGCAAGAGCTTCAGCAGTTTCGCAACAACAAGATCGGCATGGTATTCCAGAACTTTGCACTGATGCCGCACCGATCGGTGCTGGACAACGTCGCGATGCCTCTGGAAATCCGGCAAGTCAGCAAGAATGAGCGCATGCGCCAAGCCGCCGCCATTCTCGATATTGTCGAGCTGGGCGCCTGGGGTTCGAAATTCGCGCATGAACTGTCTGGCGGGATGCAACAGCGCGTCGGCCTCGCCCGCGCCCTTGCCGCCAACCCCGATGTTCTGCTGATGGACGAACCGTTCTCGGCGCTGGATCCGCTGATCCGCCGCCAGTTGCAGGACGAATTTATCCGGCTCAGCAAAATTCTGAAGAAGACGACGATCTTCATCACCCATGACCTTGATGAAGCCGTTCGTATCGGCAACCGCATCGCCATCATGCGCGACGGCAAGGTGGTGCAGATTGGCACTGCTGAAGATATCGTCATGCACCCTGCCGATGACTACGTGGCGGATTTCGTGGCGGGTATCTCGCGCCTCAAAGTGGTGCGCGCCCATGCAGTGATGCAACCCATTGCTGATCATGTCGCGGCGCATGGCCCGCATTCCGCCGACGCCCCGCGCGTCAATGAAGGCGAAAACCTGAGTACGATGATCAATCTGGCGATCGACAATAGCAGCGCAATCCTGGTCGAAGACGGCGGCGTGGATGTTGGCGTGATTACCCGCGCCGATTTGCTGCGCACTGTGATCGAAGGGACGGAAGTATCATGA
- a CDS encoding glycine betaine ABC transporter substrate-binding protein, which produces MKTSLKSLGLAAAVSVFALPAFAAEEVKIGVPSWTGAQAIAHLLGAVVEMRIGGKVEYVPGNNATIFQAMDQGKGDIDVHPDVWLPNQQSFTQKYVDEARTVTLSSNPYEGNQGFCVSKDFGEANNVTDIADLGRPDVAALMDSDGNGRGEMWIGAPGWASANVNEVKVRDYGLMDFIEPIRAEESVKTARIKDSIAKGEGYAFYCYKPHAVWFMFDVEMLSEPAFDPEKYVMVQPSDDPDWFDKSMVASKDALKDVQIAWSNSLVDRSPAIAEFFTNFQVTSDDVSNFAYEISANGRDPAEVAREWVEANPDRVDAWLGL; this is translated from the coding sequence ATGAAAACAAGTTTGAAATCATTAGGCCTCGCGGCCGCTGTCAGTGTCTTTGCGCTACCGGCTTTTGCTGCAGAAGAGGTTAAGATTGGCGTGCCGTCTTGGACAGGAGCGCAGGCGATTGCGCATCTGCTGGGGGCTGTTGTCGAAATGCGGATTGGCGGAAAAGTCGAATATGTACCGGGAAACAACGCGACGATTTTCCAAGCGATGGATCAGGGAAAGGGTGACATTGATGTACATCCTGATGTCTGGCTGCCCAACCAGCAGAGCTTTACCCAAAAGTATGTCGATGAGGCGCGCACAGTAACGCTGTCATCCAACCCTTACGAGGGCAATCAAGGCTTTTGCGTCAGCAAGGATTTTGGCGAAGCCAACAACGTCACTGACATCGCCGACCTGGGTCGCCCGGACGTGGCCGCATTGATGGACAGCGACGGCAATGGCCGTGGTGAGATGTGGATCGGAGCGCCCGGCTGGGCTTCGGCCAATGTGAACGAGGTGAAGGTGCGCGATTACGGGTTGATGGATTTCATCGAGCCGATCCGGGCCGAGGAAAGCGTGAAAACAGCGCGCATCAAAGACAGTATCGCCAAGGGCGAGGGCTATGCGTTCTACTGCTACAAGCCCCACGCCGTGTGGTTCATGTTTGATGTTGAAATGCTGTCTGAGCCTGCGTTTGATCCCGAAAAATACGTGATGGTGCAGCCTTCGGACGATCCCGATTGGTTCGACAAGTCCATGGTCGCGTCGAAAGATGCACTGAAAGATGTTCAAATCGCCTGGTCCAACTCGCTGGTGGATCGCTCGCCTGCGATTGCCGAATTCTTCACCAATTTCCAGGTGACCTCGGATGACGTGTCGAACTTTGCCTATGAGATCAGCGCCAATGGCCGTGATCCGGCCGAGGTAGCGCGTGAGTGGGTTGAAGCGAACCCTGATCGCGTAGACGCTTGGCTGGGTCTCTGA
- a CDS encoding DUF1989 domain-containing protein, whose protein sequence is MYAGAILHEFSNNGHATPARLFAGFQKPGHERTLALAPREVRKIAMRPDDLLSITGVWAEGELHVSAFDARGKDALSTIGLAASGQLNSAEADLTELIGWIAAQGGDCSASIAAARLPASDGQFVLRAGSSATLWLSRVAGRDQLVNGSGGGSVTITHQPSGGTGPILPDPLGDVRDEFTVTRGTGMSYELKQGEIVQIIDVEGQQCSDFVALRADQLDKGEEWLIDSTATRSMVRRAYPSPGMLDKFFDGEMRPLLNVVQDTCGRHDTYGLACTARGYAERGFPGHVNCSDNISHALGPYGVKRRSAWPAINFFWNTWIDPNSHELLVDESHSRPGDYVAMRALENLVCVSTACPDDIDPINGWNPTDVHVRIYRPETPIRRAVAYREKEDAPMSLSQESAFHKRLEPLTQHFAPARDLWAPVSFPSHGTLGEYWACREAVTLQDMSGLRKFDIIGPDAEKLLQLATTRNVAKLPVWRGTYTLMCDEAGTVIDDGTLFRLGHDLFRWCCGSEESGRTLQASAEEHGFQVRIHAMRNALPNLALQGPKSRDVLRKIVFTQPHVPMLDQLKWFGCSVARLNDRDGAPFMLSRSGYTGELGYEIFCAKADAVTIWDAVMAAGEEFGITPMGSAALETIRIEAGLAAGNAEFAPGVDAFEAGLGFAVDLTKSEFTGKDALERNQQNPRRVLKGLLLECDDVPAHGAAVFAGERHVGTVTSATRSPSLERSIAIARLSVEHSQNDTRLEIGQLDGRMKRLGATITDTPFIDPTRKRARA, encoded by the coding sequence ATGTACGCTGGCGCCATCCTTCACGAATTCAGCAACAACGGGCACGCTACACCCGCGCGGTTGTTTGCCGGATTTCAGAAGCCAGGTCATGAACGGACACTGGCGCTGGCACCGCGGGAAGTCAGGAAGATCGCAATGCGCCCTGACGATCTTCTGTCCATTACCGGCGTCTGGGCCGAGGGTGAGCTACACGTTTCGGCGTTTGACGCCCGCGGAAAAGATGCGCTGTCCACCATTGGACTTGCTGCGTCAGGACAGCTGAACAGCGCTGAGGCCGACTTAACAGAATTGATCGGCTGGATCGCAGCGCAGGGCGGTGATTGCAGCGCCAGCATCGCTGCCGCCCGCCTGCCAGCAAGTGATGGCCAGTTTGTTCTCAGGGCCGGTAGCTCCGCAACCTTATGGCTGTCGCGCGTCGCGGGCCGTGACCAGTTGGTTAACGGCTCTGGCGGCGGCTCAGTCACGATTACGCATCAGCCCTCTGGTGGAACCGGCCCGATACTTCCGGACCCACTGGGGGATGTGCGCGATGAATTCACCGTCACGCGCGGCACGGGCATGTCTTACGAATTAAAACAGGGTGAAATCGTCCAGATCATTGATGTCGAGGGGCAACAATGCTCGGATTTCGTTGCCTTGCGCGCCGATCAGCTCGACAAAGGTGAGGAATGGCTGATCGACAGCACCGCAACTCGATCGATGGTGCGACGCGCCTACCCGAGCCCCGGCATGCTCGACAAGTTCTTCGACGGCGAAATGCGCCCGCTTCTGAATGTCGTGCAAGACACCTGCGGACGACATGATACCTACGGTCTGGCCTGCACGGCACGAGGATACGCGGAGCGCGGTTTCCCGGGGCACGTCAATTGTTCTGACAATATTTCCCATGCGCTTGGTCCTTATGGCGTGAAGCGCCGTTCGGCATGGCCGGCGATCAATTTCTTCTGGAATACTTGGATTGACCCCAATTCTCACGAGCTTCTGGTAGACGAAAGTCACTCGCGCCCCGGTGACTATGTCGCCATGAGGGCGCTTGAAAATCTGGTTTGTGTTTCGACCGCGTGCCCGGATGACATCGATCCGATTAACGGCTGGAACCCGACCGATGTGCATGTACGGATTTACCGACCCGAGACACCCATTCGTCGCGCCGTTGCTTATCGCGAAAAGGAAGACGCACCAATGTCCCTCAGTCAGGAATCTGCGTTTCATAAACGACTGGAACCATTGACCCAGCACTTTGCGCCTGCGCGGGACCTGTGGGCGCCGGTGAGCTTTCCGTCGCATGGGACACTTGGCGAGTATTGGGCGTGCCGTGAAGCCGTGACCCTGCAGGACATGAGCGGGCTGCGCAAATTCGATATTATCGGGCCTGATGCCGAGAAGCTGTTGCAACTGGCGACGACGCGTAATGTCGCCAAACTGCCGGTCTGGCGCGGCACTTATACATTGATGTGTGACGAAGCCGGTACGGTTATCGATGATGGCACCTTGTTCCGGCTCGGGCATGATCTGTTTCGCTGGTGTTGTGGCAGCGAAGAGAGCGGGCGAACTCTGCAGGCATCGGCTGAGGAACACGGATTTCAGGTGCGCATCCATGCGATGCGGAATGCCTTGCCGAATTTGGCGCTGCAAGGGCCAAAATCCCGCGATGTGTTGCGCAAGATCGTCTTTACACAGCCGCATGTGCCTATGCTTGATCAACTCAAATGGTTTGGCTGTTCTGTCGCCCGGCTAAACGACCGGGATGGTGCGCCGTTTATGCTGTCACGTTCGGGCTACACGGGTGAGCTTGGATATGAGATTTTCTGCGCTAAGGCCGACGCGGTTACCATCTGGGATGCGGTCATGGCGGCAGGCGAAGAGTTTGGTATCACACCGATGGGGTCGGCTGCGCTTGAGACTATCCGGATTGAAGCTGGGCTGGCGGCGGGCAATGCCGAGTTTGCGCCAGGTGTTGACGCATTTGAGGCCGGGTTAGGATTTGCTGTGGACCTGACTAAATCAGAGTTCACCGGCAAAGATGCCCTCGAACGCAACCAACAAAATCCACGTCGGGTGCTCAAAGGGCTGTTGTTGGAGTGTGATGACGTTCCGGCACATGGTGCGGCCGTGTTTGCTGGTGAACGTCACGTGGGCACTGTGACCTCTGCAACCCGATCACCGTCTCTTGAACGCAGTATAGCGATCGCGCGTCTGTCGGTGGAGCATTCTCAAAATGATACCAGGTTGGAAATTGGGCAGCTTGACGGACGTATGAAGCGCCTCGGCGCGACTATCACCGATACTCCATTCATAGACCCGACGCGTAAGCGGGCACGTGCATAA
- a CDS encoding LacI family DNA-binding transcriptional regulator yields the protein MESRPKKKRANLRDVAKAAGVSVATVSRVLNSPKAVSEETRLRVQEVIGMLHFVPSAAARAINSGRTRVVGALVPTLDNAIFSRFLAALEKHLAKHGLSLVVATTSDDPEIETEKAKGLVDIGAEALIVSGIAHSPDFDRLIEQTRLPVIATSYFEKSYHLPTVGYDNAGASRLALNFLLAAGHKNIAVVHGPVKSNDRTQARLSGLKNPVSSHTLQMFETDISVEGGCAATLRILERDTVFTAILCFSDVLAMGALFELQRHQIRVPDEMSLVGIDDLPFSSCTFPEITTIHLPVARMGEATAQAVVHWLDTQVAPKSVLLEAELIVRNSTRELN from the coding sequence ATGGAAAGCCGACCAAAAAAGAAACGGGCCAACCTTCGTGACGTGGCAAAGGCCGCTGGTGTTTCCGTTGCGACAGTCTCACGGGTTCTGAATTCTCCAAAAGCTGTTTCTGAAGAGACACGATTGCGCGTACAGGAAGTGATCGGCATGTTGCATTTCGTGCCCAGTGCTGCCGCCCGCGCGATCAATTCCGGCAGAACCCGCGTCGTGGGCGCCCTGGTCCCAACACTAGACAACGCGATCTTTTCAAGATTTCTCGCAGCGCTTGAAAAACATCTGGCAAAGCATGGTTTATCGCTTGTTGTTGCAACAACGTCTGACGATCCCGAGATTGAAACGGAAAAAGCAAAGGGGTTGGTTGATATTGGTGCGGAAGCGCTGATTGTTTCCGGTATTGCGCACAGCCCGGATTTCGACAGGCTGATCGAACAAACGCGCCTTCCGGTAATAGCCACTTCGTACTTTGAAAAGAGCTATCATTTGCCGACTGTCGGCTATGACAATGCAGGCGCTTCCCGCCTTGCTCTTAACTTCCTTCTGGCTGCAGGGCACAAAAATATTGCCGTAGTTCACGGACCAGTCAAAAGCAACGACAGGACTCAGGCTCGACTTTCAGGTTTGAAGAACCCTGTTTCTAGCCACACTTTACAAATGTTCGAGACAGATATTTCAGTTGAAGGCGGCTGTGCCGCAACTCTACGTATCCTCGAAAGGGACACAGTGTTTACCGCCATTCTCTGCTTTTCCGATGTGCTGGCCATGGGTGCACTTTTCGAGTTGCAAAGGCACCAGATAAGAGTGCCTGATGAGATGTCATTGGTCGGCATCGACGATCTGCCTTTTTCATCCTGCACTTTTCCCGAAATCACGACCATTCACTTGCCGGTCGCAAGAATGGGCGAGGCCACTGCCCAAGCGGTAGTTCACTGGCTCGACACTCAGGTTGCTCCTAAATCGGTGCTTCTCGAGGCAGAACTGATTGTCCGGAATTCCACGCGAGAATTGAATTAA